The proteins below are encoded in one region of Pseudomonas ekonensis:
- a CDS encoding CpsD/CapB family tyrosine-protein kinase yields MDGSTNKSLSIASPSESNLTSTVLDLDLRILFLTAANPGAGTTTSALALASQLAQMSSGLVLLVDASQSATNLTQQLNLGKERGLRELLFNEENPPLLQDCVVQVSSLPFHVLPNGRPIRTMERLTPERLGPLLDQLGSQYRFVVIDGDAVYSAADTLVLGTQADGVVFVVRAEDTRWEVAQAAVQRLTQAGAKVVGSVFNRRKYYMPKWLYKNL; encoded by the coding sequence ATGGACGGTTCAACCAACAAAAGCCTGAGCATTGCCAGCCCCAGCGAGTCGAACCTGACCTCGACCGTGCTGGACCTGGATCTGCGGATCCTGTTCCTGACCGCCGCCAACCCCGGTGCGGGCACCACCACCAGCGCCCTGGCGCTGGCCAGCCAACTGGCGCAGATGAGCAGCGGCCTGGTGCTGCTGGTGGACGCCAGCCAGTCGGCGACCAACCTCACCCAGCAACTGAACCTGGGCAAGGAGCGCGGCCTGCGCGAACTGCTGTTCAACGAAGAGAACCCGCCGCTGCTGCAGGACTGCGTGGTGCAGGTGTCGAGCCTTCCGTTTCACGTGCTGCCCAACGGCCGGCCGATCCGCACCATGGAGCGCCTGACCCCAGAGCGCCTCGGCCCGCTGCTCGATCAGTTGGGCAGCCAGTACCGCTTCGTGGTGATCGACGGCGACGCGGTGTACTCGGCCGCCGACACCCTGGTGCTCGGCACCCAGGCCGACGGCGTGGTGTTTGTGGTGCGGGCCGAAGACACCCGCTGGGAAGTGGCCCAGGCCGCCGTGCAGCGGCTGACCCAGGCCGGGGCGAAAGTGGTCGGCAGCGTGTTCAACCGCCGCAAGTACTACATGCCCAAATGGCTGTACAAAAACCTGTGA
- a CDS encoding polysaccharide biosynthesis/export family protein: MNAKMLVLLLLPLAGCSSTSDTLTMPVNILTAPPANAQATDMPKVEQTLRPQDVLDVIFHISTSGSDAYRIQSGDQIGLNFTAASQLNGNQLVLPDGTIELPGANTQVKIAGLTSDEARQEIQRAYNRKALFQPNRNQLTVQVISPLTNEQNLKSALNHPATGMSREITVGTDGYASFPEIGAVPLQGMTVNQLETFLNQKYAQLPGRMTVDVLLKSTAGNEIYVLGEVGQPGSYPIRRPVSVLEALTLARGTNVKARLDSVMIMRRNGNQVQAVRYDVEKALAGDASQIAYLQPDDMLYVPKTKLASAGELARQLADVVLFQGVGFSFGYRVDNKNSNN, from the coding sequence ATGAACGCGAAAATGCTTGTGCTGCTGTTGCTCCCGCTCGCCGGCTGCTCCAGCACCTCCGACACCCTGACCATGCCGGTGAACATTCTCACCGCGCCGCCGGCCAACGCCCAGGCCACCGACATGCCCAAGGTCGAGCAGACCCTGCGACCGCAAGATGTGCTGGACGTGATCTTCCACATCAGCACCAGCGGCTCGGACGCCTACCGCATCCAGTCCGGCGACCAGATCGGCCTGAACTTCACCGCCGCCAGCCAGCTCAACGGCAACCAACTGGTGCTGCCCGACGGCACCATCGAACTGCCCGGCGCCAACACTCAGGTGAAAATCGCCGGGCTGACCAGCGACGAGGCCCGCCAGGAAATCCAGCGCGCCTACAACCGCAAGGCGCTGTTCCAGCCCAACCGCAACCAGTTGACGGTGCAGGTCATCAGCCCGCTGACCAACGAGCAGAACCTCAAGAGCGCCCTTAACCATCCGGCCACCGGCATGAGCCGCGAGATCACCGTGGGCACCGACGGTTACGCCAGCTTCCCGGAAATCGGCGCCGTGCCGCTGCAAGGCATGACCGTCAACCAGCTGGAAACCTTCCTCAACCAGAAGTACGCGCAACTGCCGGGCCGGATGACCGTGGACGTGCTGCTCAAGTCCACCGCCGGCAACGAGATCTACGTGCTGGGCGAAGTCGGCCAGCCGGGTTCCTACCCGATCCGCCGGCCGGTCTCGGTGCTTGAGGCCCTGACCCTGGCCCGCGGCACCAACGTCAAGGCGCGCCTGGACTCGGTGATGATCATGCGCCGCAACGGCAACCAGGTGCAGGCGGTGCGCTACGACGTCGAGAAGGCGCTGGCCGGCGACGCGTCGCAGATCGCCTACCTGCAGCCGGACGACATGCTCTACGTGCCGAAGACCAAACTGGCCAGCGCCGGCGAACTCGCCCGGCAACTGGCCGACGTGGTGCTGTTCCAGGGCGTGGGGTTCAGCTTCGGCTACCGCGTCGACAACAAAAACAGCAACAACTGA
- a CDS encoding GumC family protein, translated as MNPKENYLHEFFRIFFANKRLVKRVFLIFAVIALALPLVLKQSFDITAQVIVQSKKLSQGDASTSLTVDNATFIPPSLADMETESNILRSPALIRQTIGELRDKGEYTPSPGMFNRLVSEPFKRYVSSPLREHVINPLRGLLGLETDPVRDTALDALTQQAIDSLKIETLPGSNVISVIYSFPDPHQGTTFVAALLQNYLVSRQALQSIDLPQSFYESKKHLYQVRLDGLEGTRQALLESVGSSDPKEEITFRLNAINTEEQALNLYQDRLLQSQRWLEYLKTALAAASSNKLDDYSFPYTFTTTVDNVAFEDREIKQLGEQLTTQVSRYMNDLAVFRPGSEPMLLTREQIARTRAQFLKIVSNRIQERTNDLAVVTQVINQKTERIAQFKERIRQLQQTQSKLRQMDTEIDALHAAFSTYAQRFAESSTTRSLNDDLSNARVLSPPFEPTEPAFPKPLLIIPFGLFTGLLLAIALVYVREFFDHRFKHPAQISHELGVPVLLVINDQNALPGNPHKNWTVPSFLHWVRN; from the coding sequence ATGAATCCAAAGGAAAACTACCTGCATGAGTTCTTCAGGATCTTCTTCGCCAACAAGCGGCTGGTGAAGCGTGTCTTCCTGATTTTCGCGGTGATCGCCCTGGCGCTGCCCCTGGTGCTCAAACAGAGCTTCGACATCACGGCCCAGGTGATCGTGCAGTCCAAGAAACTCTCCCAGGGCGATGCCTCCACGTCGCTGACCGTGGACAACGCCACGTTCATCCCGCCGTCGCTGGCGGACATGGAGACCGAAAGCAACATCCTGCGCTCGCCGGCGCTGATCCGTCAGACCATCGGCGAACTGCGGGACAAGGGCGAGTACACCCCGTCGCCGGGGATGTTCAACCGCCTGGTGAGCGAGCCGTTCAAGCGCTACGTCAGCTCGCCGCTGCGCGAACATGTGATCAACCCGCTGCGCGGCCTGCTCGGGCTTGAGACCGATCCGGTGCGCGACACCGCGCTCGACGCGCTCACCCAACAAGCCATCGACAGCCTGAAGATCGAGACCCTGCCCGGCTCCAACGTGATCTCGGTCATCTACAGCTTCCCGGATCCGCACCAAGGCACGACCTTCGTCGCCGCCCTGCTGCAGAACTATCTGGTCAGTCGTCAGGCCTTGCAGTCGATCGACCTGCCGCAATCGTTCTACGAGTCCAAGAAGCACCTGTACCAGGTGCGCCTGGACGGCCTCGAAGGCACCCGCCAGGCGTTGCTGGAAAGCGTCGGCTCGTCGGATCCGAAGGAGGAGATCACCTTCCGCCTCAACGCGATCAACACCGAAGAGCAAGCGCTGAACCTGTACCAGGACCGCCTGCTGCAAAGCCAGCGCTGGCTCGAGTACCTCAAGACCGCCCTGGCCGCCGCCAGCAGCAACAAGCTGGATGACTACTCGTTCCCCTACACCTTCACCACCACCGTGGACAACGTGGCGTTCGAAGACCGCGAGATCAAACAGCTGGGCGAGCAACTGACCACCCAGGTCAGCCGCTACATGAACGACCTGGCGGTGTTCCGCCCCGGCAGCGAACCGATGCTGCTGACCCGCGAGCAGATCGCCCGCACCCGCGCGCAGTTCCTCAAGATCGTCAGCAACCGCATCCAGGAGCGCACCAACGACCTGGCGGTGGTCACTCAGGTGATCAATCAGAAGACCGAGCGCATCGCCCAGTTCAAGGAACGCATCCGCCAGTTGCAGCAAACCCAGAGCAAGCTGCGCCAGATGGACACCGAGATCGACGCCCTGCACGCCGCGTTCTCGACCTACGCCCAGCGCTTCGCCGAAAGCAGCACCACCCGCTCGCTCAACGACGACCTGTCCAACGCCCGGGTGCTCAGCCCGCCGTTCGAACCGACCGAGCCGGCGTTCCCCAAACCGCTGCTGATCATTCCGTTCGGCCTGTTCACCGGGCTGCTGCTGGCGATCGCCCTGGTCTATGTGCGTGAGTTCTTCGACCACCGCTTCAAGCACCCTGCGCAGATCAGCCACGAACTGGGCGTGCCGGTGCTGCTGGTGATCAACGACCAGAACGCGCTGCCGGGCAACCCGCACAAGAACTGGACCGTGCCGAGCTTCCTGCATTGGGTGCGCAATTGA
- a CDS encoding glycosyltransferase family 4 protein, with protein sequence MNGPSSANTALPIIHLLSSGGFYGAERMLLDHCVATPGRHQVMFLDAPPELIMRFRQAGVDAQGCTGFTALLRHLRQRRGEHPLINTHNFKGLLFGWLAATLLRLPLVITQHGFTPRSRKQKFYTWLSLQLCRTASVNRVVCVAESIAALHRQASVRAEKLQVIPNGLPAAEAARKARAGRQRQLAGYVGRLSSEKGPDLFLDALIPLCLHHPQLDAVMLGEGPERESLQARIDAAGLHQRIRLPGYQTDMRRWWRLLDALVISSRTEGTPMILLEAMQTGVPVVAFGVGGIPDVLEHRHNGLMAAPTDTAALARQLDSLLTDPVLARHLRDNARRTQQDRYDLKALAERWSQLYIRTAREARA encoded by the coding sequence TTGAACGGGCCGTCTTCAGCCAACACCGCCCTGCCGATCATTCATTTGCTCAGCAGCGGCGGCTTCTACGGCGCCGAACGGATGCTGCTCGACCACTGCGTGGCCACGCCGGGCCGGCATCAGGTGATGTTCCTCGACGCGCCGCCGGAGCTGATCATGCGCTTTCGCCAGGCCGGGGTCGACGCCCAGGGCTGCACGGGCTTCACCGCCCTGCTGCGGCACCTGCGCCAGCGGCGCGGCGAACACCCGCTGATCAACACCCACAACTTCAAGGGGCTGCTGTTCGGCTGGCTCGCCGCGACCCTGCTGCGCCTGCCGCTGGTGATCACCCAGCACGGCTTCACCCCGCGCAGCCGCAAACAGAAGTTCTACACCTGGCTGAGCCTGCAGCTGTGCCGCACCGCGTCGGTGAACCGGGTGGTGTGCGTGGCCGAAAGCATCGCCGCCCTGCACCGCCAGGCCAGCGTGCGCGCCGAAAAGCTGCAGGTGATCCCCAACGGCCTGCCGGCGGCGGAGGCTGCCCGCAAGGCGCGGGCCGGCCGTCAGCGCCAGCTCGCCGGCTACGTCGGGCGGCTGAGCAGCGAGAAAGGCCCGGACCTGTTTCTCGACGCGCTGATCCCGTTGTGCCTGCACCACCCGCAGCTCGACGCGGTGATGCTCGGCGAAGGCCCGGAACGTGAGTCCCTGCAAGCGCGGATCGACGCCGCCGGCCTGCACCAGCGCATCCGCCTGCCGGGCTATCAGACCGACATGCGCCGCTGGTGGCGGCTGCTCGACGCGCTGGTGATCAGCTCGCGCACCGAAGGCACGCCGATGATCCTGCTGGAGGCGATGCAGACCGGCGTGCCAGTGGTGGCGTTCGGCGTCGGCGGGATCCCCGATGTGCTGGAGCACCGGCACAACGGCCTGATGGCGGCCCCCACCGACACCGCCGCCCTCGCCCGCCAGCTCGACAGCCTGCTGACCGACCCGGTGCTGGCCCGGCACCTGCGCGACAACGCACGGCGCACGCAACAGGACCGCTACGACCTCAAGGCCCTGGCCGAACGCTGGTCGCAGCTGTACATCCGCACGGCACGGGAGGCACGCGCATGA